From the Flavobacterium galactosidilyticum genome, one window contains:
- a CDS encoding HPP family protein: MKSIHKIKRNYRKTKYILYKETLVDFKEHFWAFVGGLVGMGIIAYLQSQTLPNSDMVYLIGSFGASSVLVYGVIQSPLAQPRNLIGGHVISAIIGVTIYKFLPEILWLTAPLAVASSIVMMQITKTLHPPGGATALIAIAGSEKVKNLGYWYVLSPVLSGALILLAVALITNNMAHDRQYPNHKKYHQFRKRIASKFRNNKTV; encoded by the coding sequence ATGAAATCTATCCATAAAATAAAGAGAAATTATCGCAAAACTAAATATATTCTCTACAAAGAAACACTAGTAGATTTTAAAGAACATTTTTGGGCATTTGTTGGAGGATTAGTTGGTATGGGCATAATCGCTTATTTGCAATCGCAAACACTTCCTAATTCGGATATGGTTTACTTAATAGGGTCTTTTGGCGCATCGAGTGTTTTGGTTTATGGAGTAATTCAAAGCCCATTAGCGCAACCTAGAAACCTTATTGGTGGCCATGTTATATCTGCAATTATTGGCGTTACTATTTATAAATTTCTTCCTGAAATACTTTGGTTAACAGCTCCGCTTGCCGTTGCTTCATCTATCGTTATGATGCAAATCACCAAAACATTACATCCGCCAGGTGGTGCCACTGCTTTGATTGCAATTGCTGGTTCTGAAAAAGTTAAAAATCTAGGTTATTGGTACGTTCTCTCACCAGTTTTGAGCGGAGCACTTATTTTGCTTGCAGTTGCCTTGATTACTAACAATATGGCACACGACAGACAGTATCCCAATCATAAAAAATACCATCAGTTTAGAAAAAGAATTGCGAGTAAATTTCGAAACAATAAAACAGTCTAA
- a CDS encoding nucleoid-associated protein: MINLYNTHIENLSIHRVGNKSRNEAIFLSEQPFNLNDEIVPLMKEFFFKPFREKEENYYQFAHEIDLDYNDMFKYATEVFDNPSSIHDVSKKITNHLFEQSNHPHIKNGEVYVTYLTNLSIDNNVVDAIGIFKSEIQADFLQFEEKESHLEMILQQGVSLNKLDKGCLIFNYKKEEGYKILTVDSNRYDARYWLEHFLSVDAFEDENFITKKYLKFCQNFAKDVVFPAEDKKEEVMFMNRSVNYFAKNDEFEETEFLNEVLDNPDLIPEFKNYKVDKGEKYSIEDITSFPIANAAVSDARKSIKNVINLDTHIQIKMDFINPESAEKYVEKGWDEEKQMYYYLVYFNKEEKS; this comes from the coding sequence ATGATAAACTTATATAACACCCACATCGAAAATTTATCAATTCATAGAGTTGGTAATAAAAGTAGGAATGAAGCAATTTTCTTGTCTGAGCAGCCTTTTAATCTAAACGATGAAATTGTGCCTTTGATGAAGGAATTTTTCTTTAAGCCATTTAGAGAAAAGGAAGAAAACTATTATCAATTTGCACATGAAATCGATTTAGATTACAATGACATGTTCAAATATGCAACTGAAGTTTTTGACAATCCTAGCAGCATTCATGATGTTTCTAAAAAAATAACAAACCACTTATTTGAGCAATCGAATCATCCACATATCAAGAACGGTGAGGTATATGTTACCTATTTGACCAACTTAAGCATTGACAATAATGTGGTCGATGCAATAGGAATCTTCAAGAGCGAAATTCAGGCTGACTTTTTACAATTTGAAGAAAAAGAATCGCATTTAGAAATGATCTTACAACAAGGTGTAAGCCTTAATAAGTTAGATAAAGGTTGTTTGATTTTCAACTATAAAAAAGAAGAAGGATATAAAATCCTGACAGTGGATAGCAACCGTTATGATGCTAGATATTGGTTAGAACATTTCCTTTCGGTAGATGCTTTTGAAGATGAAAACTTCATCACTAAAAAATATTTAAAATTCTGTCAAAACTTTGCCAAAGATGTTGTTTTCCCTGCAGAAGACAAGAAAGAAGAGGTTATGTTTATGAACCGTTCCGTAAATTATTTCGCAAAAAATGATGAATTCGAAGAGACTGAATTTTTAAATGAAGTATTAGACAATCCTGACTTAATTCCAGAATTTAAGAATTACAAAGTAGATAAAGGAGAAAAATACAGTATTGAAGATATTACTTCATTTCCTATTGCGAACGCTGCAGTTTCTGACGCCCGTAAATCAATTAAAAACGTAATTAATTTAGATACGCATATCCAAATTAAAATGGACTTCATCAATCCTGAAAGTGCTGAGAAATATGTAGAAAAAGGTTGGGATGAAGAAAAACAGATGTATTATTACCTTGTTTATTTTAATAAAGAAGAAAAATCATAA
- a CDS encoding plasmid pRiA4b ORF-3 family protein, whose amino-acid sequence MVYKFRVILDAEEDIFRDIAILEDDTLEDLHNAIFNSFGFDGMEVASFYTCDETWNQEEEISLFDTGDVLGEQKIMSDYQLSDILNKENTKIIYVYDFINMWTFLVELAAIEDQTVGNTYPETIFSHGEMPDEAMEKNFEADNADDYNDEFEDGFDDDDLDMFEGDDSFEDFGFEENWN is encoded by the coding sequence ATGGTTTACAAATTTAGAGTGATTCTTGACGCAGAAGAAGATATTTTTAGAGATATTGCAATACTTGAAGACGATACTTTAGAAGATTTACACAATGCTATATTCAATTCCTTTGGTTTTGACGGGATGGAAGTAGCTTCCTTTTATACGTGCGATGAAACTTGGAACCAAGAAGAAGAGATTTCACTTTTTGACACTGGAGATGTTCTAGGTGAACAAAAAATCATGAGTGATTATCAATTATCAGATATATTAAACAAGGAAAACACTAAGATAATTTATGTGTATGACTTCATTAATATGTGGACATTCCTAGTAGAATTAGCTGCTATTGAAGATCAAACTGTTGGTAATACCTATCCAGAAACTATTTTTTCTCACGGTGAAATGCCTGATGAAGCGATGGAAAAGAACTTTGAAGCAGATAATGCTGATGACTATAACGACGAATTTGAAGATGGTTTCGATGATGATGATCTAGACATGTTTGAAGGAGACGATAGCTTCGAAGACTTCGGATTTGAGGAGAACTGGAATTAG
- a CDS encoding chloride channel protein: protein MNNTTQIKKNYRFIKLQKLVIVSILIGFLSAFLGIVLKNATEYYEAIFFHRATLNPVFFIVFPIFGLSIIFFLREYLFKKKENKGIKEIFESVNSKTKNLPSYKISSHFINGLLTVVSGGSTGIEVSTVVATATIGAVAQRKQNVFRQYKTELICAGVSAGITVLFSSPIAGILFSLEVISKKATRAFILTNIIAVTVASALVYLLHEKPLFSVHVTTWHLKAIPYFILLGVLAALHSVYLTRTVLFFKSQFSKIAEPHFKIIFGSLILCLSFTLFPQLYGEGYHSMKSLFLNPNDTTLTLSLGLTFVGIIVLKPIVTSTTLASGGDGGVFAPSLFIGAFLGLLLALLLNKYLDADVIPINFMIIGMAAVLSSSIHAPFTAIFLVCGLTNDYTLFLPILVVCLISKYTAKMIYPFTVYSYSPSIAK, encoded by the coding sequence ATGAATAATACCACACAAATCAAAAAGAATTATCGCTTCATTAAACTTCAAAAACTAGTAATAGTTTCCATTCTTATTGGATTTCTCTCCGCTTTCTTAGGTATTGTTTTAAAAAATGCAACAGAATATTATGAAGCTATATTTTTTCACCGAGCTACTTTAAATCCTGTATTTTTTATAGTTTTTCCTATTTTTGGTTTATCAATTATCTTTTTTCTGAGAGAATATTTATTTAAAAAGAAGGAGAACAAAGGAATCAAAGAAATTTTTGAAAGTGTGAATTCAAAAACTAAAAATCTACCTAGTTACAAGATCTCATCTCATTTTATTAACGGATTATTGACCGTAGTTTCTGGTGGATCAACAGGAATTGAGGTTTCGACAGTGGTTGCTACTGCTACTATAGGTGCAGTTGCACAACGAAAACAGAATGTTTTTAGACAATACAAAACAGAATTAATTTGCGCGGGTGTTTCAGCAGGAATTACCGTCTTATTCAGTAGCCCAATTGCGGGAATTCTATTCTCATTGGAGGTGATTTCTAAAAAAGCAACTCGTGCATTCATTCTCACGAATATAATAGCCGTTACCGTTGCTTCAGCACTTGTTTATTTGCTTCATGAAAAACCTTTATTTTCAGTCCATGTTACTACTTGGCACCTAAAGGCAATTCCTTATTTCATACTTTTAGGGGTGTTAGCTGCACTACATTCTGTTTATCTAACTCGTACTGTATTGTTTTTTAAGAGTCAATTTTCAAAAATTGCAGAACCTCATTTTAAAATTATCTTTGGATCATTAATTCTATGCTTATCTTTTACCCTATTTCCACAATTGTATGGTGAAGGATACCATTCTATGAAATCGCTATTCCTAAATCCAAATGACACAACACTTACACTTTCATTAGGATTAACATTCGTTGGAATCATCGTACTAAAACCTATTGTTACTTCGACTACATTAGCTTCGGGAGGAGATGGTGGCGTTTTTGCACCGAGTCTTTTTATTGGCGCTTTTTTAGGATTGCTCTTGGCATTACTATTAAACAAGTATTTAGATGCTGATGTAATTCCAATAAACTTTATGATTATTGGTATGGCAGCCGTTTTAAGCTCCAGTATACATGCGCCTTTTACCGCTATATTCTTGGTTTGCGGTTTAACAAACGATTACACCTTATTTCTACCAATATTAGTAGTTTGCTTGATATCAAAATATACAGCAAAAATGATTTATCCATTTACCGTTTATTCTTATTCTCCTAGTATAGCCAAATAA
- a CDS encoding GAF domain-containing protein — MPHQFFSESPFKTMISFHKLIEALEEISFTNVDYRANYAKALLKEIEPFPEFRTGIEDLKVISENESLIRNLLADLFPTALTNNEIKAVTIPFQNFTFNYTKRFKKIVEEAGISFDMSIRNLDDHHFYIMSCTLILNQFYGQNIDYNNPLFYDIPNKNGVMNQYRILYNADFLEITPTDLAPELTPDDIDLLMDNFDDIELWKSKFPINSWILKGFGIAILFDATVENSISKLKSNLLKSEKEQITLQDNFESIFRSIFKNSNLRIGLLIYDHEENKFTKPGFKDNNSGSFILSTEVELDCKNDFLGCSFEKLLETKTSLSISNVEKFALVPGNEKLAQHLLKQNIHSCIFAPIVKNDIILGIIELVSSKKRELNSLNSRKLNLILPYLIDTLERHNKDKQNQIEAIIQREYTAIHPSVYWKFTREALNYFETSQRNKDYIFKEIVFKEVYPLYGQIDIKGSSEHRNQTVKEDLKNQLKTLIDLFENQKAKSNLVVLEQRKFELQSLLNQLELPLKADTEQQIQLYIENEIHPVLKNTKSGAVVNTLAANYLESLDEKSGMFYHSRKKFDDALSIINKKLASLLDQKQLEAQNIFPHYYERFKTDGIEHNLYIGSSIAPSKPFDLMYLHNLRLWQLQTLCEMEMEHHQMKSSLPYQLDVTSLILVFSSPISIRFRMDEKRFDVDGTYNARYEVVKKRIDKANIKGTKDRITEKEKITIVYSHTNEETEYLKYINFLQYKNILEPTIEQFEVEELQGVSGLKAIRVKINNENKGQILQKYSYQELLNELN, encoded by the coding sequence ATGCCACATCAATTTTTCTCCGAAAGCCCGTTCAAAACCATGATTTCATTTCATAAGCTTATTGAAGCTTTGGAAGAAATTTCGTTTACTAATGTAGATTATCGCGCTAATTATGCCAAAGCATTGCTCAAGGAAATTGAACCTTTCCCTGAGTTCAGAACCGGTATCGAAGATTTAAAAGTGATATCCGAAAATGAATCTTTGATAAGGAATCTACTTGCTGATTTATTTCCAACGGCTTTAACCAATAATGAAATCAAAGCAGTAACCATTCCTTTCCAGAACTTTACCTTTAATTATACTAAACGATTTAAGAAAATAGTAGAAGAAGCCGGAATATCATTTGATATGTCGATTCGAAATCTTGATGACCATCATTTTTACATCATGAGCTGTACGCTAATATTGAATCAATTTTACGGTCAGAATATTGATTATAACAATCCCTTATTTTATGATATTCCAAACAAAAATGGAGTTATGAATCAATATCGGATTTTGTATAATGCCGATTTTCTTGAAATTACACCAACAGATCTAGCGCCAGAATTGACGCCAGATGACATTGATTTATTGATGGATAATTTCGACGATATTGAATTGTGGAAATCTAAATTCCCAATAAATAGCTGGATATTAAAAGGCTTTGGTATTGCTATTCTGTTTGATGCTACAGTTGAAAATTCAATTTCTAAGTTAAAAAGCAATTTATTAAAATCAGAAAAAGAACAAATCACACTTCAAGATAATTTTGAATCCATCTTTCGCTCTATTTTTAAAAATTCTAATTTACGAATAGGATTACTTATATACGATCACGAAGAGAATAAATTTACAAAGCCTGGCTTTAAAGATAACAATAGTGGAAGTTTCATACTTTCGACTGAGGTAGAATTAGATTGCAAAAATGATTTTTTAGGTTGTTCTTTTGAAAAATTATTAGAAACTAAAACATCTTTATCGATTTCAAATGTTGAAAAATTTGCATTAGTTCCTGGAAATGAAAAACTAGCACAGCATTTATTAAAACAAAATATTCACAGTTGTATATTTGCTCCTATTGTAAAAAATGATATTATTTTAGGAATCATCGAATTAGTTTCGTCCAAAAAAAGAGAACTTAACAGTCTTAATTCTAGAAAATTAAATTTAATCCTACCTTACTTAATTGACACACTTGAACGTCATAATAAAGACAAGCAAAATCAAATAGAAGCAATTATTCAAAGAGAATATACGGCTATTCATCCAAGTGTTTATTGGAAATTTACTCGAGAAGCTTTAAATTATTTTGAAACGAGCCAGCGAAATAAAGATTATATTTTCAAAGAAATTGTTTTCAAAGAGGTATATCCTTTGTATGGCCAGATTGACATCAAAGGCTCATCAGAACACAGAAACCAGACCGTAAAAGAAGATTTAAAAAATCAATTAAAGACGCTTATTGACCTATTTGAGAATCAAAAAGCAAAAAGCAATTTAGTCGTATTAGAACAAAGAAAATTTGAATTACAATCGCTTTTAAATCAACTAGAATTGCCTTTAAAAGCCGATACAGAACAGCAGATTCAACTTTATATTGAAAATGAAATTCATCCGGTTCTAAAAAACACTAAAAGTGGTGCAGTTGTAAATACTTTGGCAGCAAATTATTTAGAAAGTTTAGATGAAAAATCAGGAATGTTTTATCATTCTCGAAAGAAATTTGATGATGCCTTGTCTATAATTAATAAAAAATTAGCTTCGCTTCTTGATCAGAAACAACTAGAGGCCCAAAATATTTTCCCTCATTATTACGAACGCTTCAAAACCGATGGCATAGAACATAATCTGTACATTGGTTCTTCTATTGCACCTTCAAAACCTTTTGACCTAATGTACCTGCACAACTTAAGACTTTGGCAATTGCAAACATTATGTGAAATGGAAATGGAGCATCATCAGATGAAATCTTCATTACCGTATCAATTGGATGTTACTTCCTTAATTTTAGTTTTTAGTTCCCCTATTTCAATCCGTTTTAGAATGGATGAAAAGCGTTTTGATGTTGACGGAACGTATAACGCACGATATGAAGTGGTAAAAAAACGTATTGATAAAGCCAACATAAAAGGAACTAAAGACAGAATAACCGAAAAAGAAAAAATAACAATCGTCTATTCACATACGAATGAAGAAACTGAATATTTGAAATACATCAATTTTTTACAATATAAAAACATATTAGAACCTACAATTGAACAATTTGAAGTAGAGGAATTACAAGGCGTATCAGGCCTTAAAGCGATTCGAGTAAAAATTAACAATGAAAACAAAGGACAAATTTTACAAAAATATTCGTACCAAGAATTATTAAATGAATTGAATTAA
- a CDS encoding metallophosphoesterase: MKLFLDNYFIRFNKVTFILFLTVLIFQSCSTRHPQYGKNAAKPITERISDTAKISHTFYLLGDAGNFNDETAERKLGELQNRLKEADKNSTLLFLGDNIYPKGLPNTDNPNERFIAESKLTNQLKLSKNFKGQTIFIPGNHDWYSGIKGLERQAKFVTEYLNNKKSFLPRKSCGIDDVEINKNLILVTVDSQWYLEDWDKIPTINDNCTIKTREAFFEELEDILIKNKDKTVVLALHHPLMSNGTHGGQFSLEKQIFPLEQKIPLPVLGSVINFIRKTSGVSPQDIQNKYYTQFVQRVKTLLQNQDNVIVVSGHDHNLQYIEKDNIKQIISGSGSKSEAARAIFPNDFSYGKNGYATLILYKNGAAKVSFFGQENESEKLLFEQTVLNQKNDYNTTEFPKTFPKTTIASIYTEKQTKKSQFHKFLFGNHYRNYYSLPIEVPTATIDTLFGGLTPKRSGGGHQSNSLQLLDKNNKEYVMRALKKSTGRFLQSVAFKNQFIQDEFNDTYAESLLSDFYTTAHPYTPFIVGNLAEKIGVSHTNPYLYYIPKQRALASFNTDFGDELYMVEERPTTSQIAVKSFGSPSAIISTEDVLKNLLKDEKYTIDEGEYIKARLFDILIGDWDRHEDQWRWGEYHVGQKIIYKPIPRDRDQAFTKYDGALLSLLMKSVPLRHMQSFREHIKNVKIMNREPYPLDLAVLKTTDESEWIKQAKYIEENLTDEAIDSAFHNLPLAIKDETTNDIKRKLKLRRKNLEHAASEYYNVLQHTVLIVGTDKKEKFVIQNTEKNKLEIQVFRIKDNKEELQYKRNFTDKKTKKIWIYGLDDDDIFEVRGKSKSGIKIRLIGGQDLDSYVVENGRKIKIHDFKSKENTYSLDSKTKSLLSDDYETSFYDYKKPKYNFFSLLPNIGYNPDDGLKLGLITGYKVNDFQQNPYTQKHSLKTNYYFATSGFELFYNASFPKLFGKWDLDFESQYTSPNFTINYFGYGNETINDDAILGKNYNRARIKMLKVLPSVKKVGRYGSTIFFQTSFERITVEETRNRFLEIDPMINPEVFENQKFAGATLKYSYENYDFPAFPSMGMGFSIAGSWKMNLDDTKRNFPTIESKLNFNHKIDANGKLVIATILKAKTLLNNNFDFYQGATLGGDYDLRGFRNERFLGNKSFYQSSDIRWDLGKIKRNVIPMSFGILGGFDYGRVWQKGENSEKWHQSYGGGLWINALNTLTGRVTYFKSIGDEHARIAFGLGFGF, translated from the coding sequence ATGAAATTATTTTTGGATAACTATTTTATTCGCTTCAATAAAGTAACGTTTATACTTTTTTTAACGGTACTCATTTTTCAATCTTGCTCAACACGTCATCCACAATATGGGAAAAATGCGGCGAAACCGATTACAGAACGTATTTCTGATACAGCTAAAATTTCACATACTTTTTATTTACTGGGAGATGCGGGAAATTTTAATGATGAAACGGCAGAAAGAAAACTGGGTGAATTGCAAAATCGCTTAAAAGAAGCAGATAAAAACTCGACTCTTTTATTCCTTGGTGATAATATTTATCCAAAAGGACTACCAAATACTGACAATCCAAATGAGCGATTTATAGCTGAAAGCAAACTGACAAACCAATTGAAGCTATCAAAAAACTTCAAAGGACAAACTATTTTTATTCCCGGGAATCACGACTGGTATAGCGGAATCAAAGGTTTAGAGCGTCAAGCTAAATTTGTTACGGAATATCTCAACAATAAAAAATCATTTCTTCCTAGAAAAAGTTGCGGTATTGATGATGTTGAAATAAATAAAAATCTTATCCTAGTGACTGTTGATAGTCAATGGTATTTAGAAGATTGGGATAAAATTCCAACTATAAATGATAATTGTACCATTAAAACTCGCGAAGCTTTTTTTGAGGAATTAGAAGATATTTTAATAAAAAATAAAGATAAAACAGTTGTCTTAGCATTGCATCATCCACTGATGAGCAACGGAACACATGGAGGACAATTTTCATTAGAAAAACAAATTTTCCCATTAGAACAAAAAATCCCACTTCCAGTTTTAGGTTCAGTTATCAATTTTATTCGAAAAACTTCAGGAGTAAGTCCACAAGACATTCAAAACAAATATTATACTCAATTTGTACAAAGAGTAAAAACATTATTACAAAATCAGGACAATGTTATTGTGGTATCAGGTCATGATCACAATTTACAATACATAGAAAAAGATAACATTAAACAAATTATTAGTGGATCTGGATCAAAATCTGAAGCTGCCCGAGCCATTTTTCCAAATGATTTCTCCTATGGTAAAAATGGATACGCAACATTAATTTTATATAAAAATGGAGCGGCAAAAGTTTCTTTTTTTGGTCAGGAAAATGAATCTGAAAAATTACTTTTTGAACAAACTGTCTTAAATCAAAAAAATGATTACAATACAACAGAATTTCCTAAGACATTTCCTAAGACTACTATCGCAAGTATTTATACTGAAAAACAGACTAAAAAATCACAATTTCATAAATTCCTCTTCGGAAATCATTATCGTAACTATTATAGTCTTCCAATAGAAGTTCCTACCGCCACTATTGATACTCTTTTTGGAGGTTTAACACCAAAACGTTCTGGAGGCGGACATCAGTCTAATTCCTTACAACTCCTTGATAAAAACAATAAAGAATATGTGATGCGTGCTTTAAAGAAAAGTACTGGAAGATTTCTTCAATCAGTAGCCTTTAAGAATCAGTTTATTCAAGATGAATTTAACGACACTTATGCTGAAAGCTTACTGTCGGATTTTTATACCACTGCTCATCCTTACACCCCTTTTATTGTTGGAAATTTAGCCGAAAAAATTGGTGTTAGCCATACTAATCCTTACTTGTATTACATCCCGAAACAACGCGCATTAGCATCTTTTAATACTGATTTTGGAGATGAACTATATATGGTTGAAGAGCGTCCAACCACTAGTCAAATAGCAGTTAAAAGTTTTGGTAGCCCAAGTGCAATTATTAGTACGGAAGATGTGCTAAAAAATCTTTTAAAAGATGAAAAATATACAATAGACGAAGGTGAATACATAAAAGCCAGATTATTTGATATTCTAATTGGTGATTGGGACAGACATGAAGACCAATGGCGTTGGGGAGAATATCATGTGGGTCAAAAAATAATTTACAAGCCTATTCCGCGTGATCGTGATCAGGCCTTTACAAAATATGATGGTGCTTTACTTTCGCTTTTAATGAAAAGTGTACCGTTGCGCCACATGCAATCTTTTAGAGAGCATATAAAAAATGTCAAAATAATGAATCGCGAACCATATCCATTAGACCTTGCGGTACTAAAAACGACAGATGAAAGCGAATGGATTAAGCAAGCAAAGTACATTGAAGAAAACCTCACAGATGAAGCTATCGATAGCGCATTCCATAATTTACCACTAGCAATAAAAGACGAAACAACAAATGATATCAAGCGCAAATTAAAACTGCGTAGAAAGAATTTAGAGCATGCTGCTTCAGAATATTATAACGTTTTACAACATACCGTTTTGATTGTTGGAACTGATAAAAAAGAAAAATTCGTAATTCAGAACACAGAAAAAAACAAGCTTGAAATTCAAGTTTTTCGAATAAAAGATAATAAAGAAGAATTACAATACAAAAGAAATTTCACTGATAAAAAAACAAAAAAAATATGGATTTATGGTTTAGATGATGACGATATTTTTGAAGTAAGAGGAAAATCCAAATCAGGAATTAAAATCCGATTAATTGGAGGTCAAGACCTAGATTCGTATGTAGTTGAAAATGGGAGAAAAATAAAAATTCACGATTTCAAATCAAAAGAAAATACCTATTCATTAGATTCTAAAACAAAATCATTATTATCAGATGATTATGAAACTAGCTTCTATGATTATAAAAAACCGAAATATAATTTCTTTTCATTACTTCCCAATATCGGTTACAATCCCGATGACGGTTTAAAATTAGGTCTAATTACCGGCTACAAAGTCAATGATTTTCAACAAAATCCATACACACAAAAACATAGTTTAAAAACCAATTATTATTTTGCCACATCAGGTTTTGAGCTTTTTTACAATGCTTCTTTTCCAAAATTATTTGGCAAATGGGATTTAGATTTTGAAAGCCAATATACAAGTCCAAATTTTACAATCAATTATTTTGGTTATGGAAATGAGACTATAAATGATGATGCTATTTTAGGTAAAAATTATAACCGAGCTCGTATCAAAATGCTAAAAGTTTTACCATCTGTAAAAAAAGTAGGGAGATATGGTAGCACCATCTTCTTTCAAACTAGTTTTGAGCGAATTACCGTTGAAGAAACTAGAAATCGGTTTTTAGAGATCGACCCAATGATAAACCCTGAAGTTTTTGAAAATCAAAAATTTGCAGGAGCCACCTTAAAATACAGCTATGAGAATTATGATTTTCCCGCCTTTCCTTCTATGGGAATGGGGTTTTCTATAGCTGGAAGTTGGAAAATGAATTTGGATGATACTAAAAGAAATTTCCCAACAATAGAAAGTAAACTTAATTTCAATCATAAAATTGATGCCAATGGCAAGCTAGTTATTGCTACCATTCTTAAAGCAAAAACGCTATTGAATAACAATTTTGATTTTTACCAAGGCGCAACTTTAGGAGGTGATTATGATCTAAGAGGTTTTAGAAACGAACGTTTTTTAGGAAACAAATCTTTTTATCAAAGTAGTGACATCCGTTGGGATTTGGGTAAAATCAAAAGAAATGTTATACCGATGTCTTTCGGAATTTTAGGTGGTTTTGATTATGGAAGAGTTTGGCAAAAAGGAGAAAACTCAGAAAAATGGCACCAATCTTATGGTGGCGGATTATGGATTAACGCACTTAATACACTAACGGGAAGGGTTACTTATTTTAAAAGTATTGGCGACGAGCACGCTCGTATTGCGTTTGGTTTAGGATTTGGATTTTAG
- a CDS encoding Pycsar system effector family protein — MNLTQQAENFIHKLFKDKLSPSYTYHNLRHTIDVVTAVAILSEIEEINPEDKEILMVAAWFHDAGYINGCDNHEECSVVIVTDFLKNNEKSSDYIAKVSGLIRSTTLGFVPTTLLEKIIKDADFYHLTSDKYTSTCNALRLELQANHQKTFSDSEWNLENINFLSNEHQYYTDYALKTWQPLKENTIKLLQIKLNNMELNNTKESKKKNKEEKPVRAIDTLFRITLNNHTSLSGIADSKANILLSVNAIIISIALSTLIPKLDNPSNAHLMIPTFIMLMSSVVTIIFAILSTRPKVTKGVFTRQDIENQKVNLLFFGNFYKMPLEEYQWAMNEMMKDKDYLYNSMIKDLYFLGVVLEKKYRLLRIAYNFFMVGIVLSVISFVVAFKMIGN; from the coding sequence ATGAATTTGACACAACAGGCCGAAAATTTTATTCATAAATTATTCAAAGATAAACTTTCTCCCTCATATACTTATCATAATTTGAGGCATACCATTGATGTAGTTACTGCAGTTGCTATTCTTTCTGAAATTGAGGAAATTAATCCTGAAGACAAGGAGATTTTAATGGTTGCAGCTTGGTTTCATGATGCAGGCTATATTAACGGTTGCGATAATCATGAAGAATGTAGCGTTGTAATTGTCACTGATTTTTTGAAAAATAACGAGAAATCTTCTGATTATATAGCGAAAGTATCTGGTCTAATTCGATCGACCACTTTAGGTTTTGTTCCCACAACTCTTCTTGAAAAAATCATTAAAGATGCTGATTTTTACCATCTCACTAGCGATAAATATACATCTACTTGTAATGCTTTACGTTTAGAATTACAGGCTAACCATCAAAAAACTTTCTCCGATTCCGAATGGAATCTTGAAAATATTAATTTTTTGAGCAATGAGCATCAATATTATACGGACTATGCTTTAAAAACTTGGCAACCACTAAAAGAAAACACAATTAAGCTCCTTCAAATAAAATTAAATAATATGGAATTGAACAATACTAAAGAGTCCAAAAAAAAGAATAAAGAAGAAAAACCAGTTCGAGCCATTGATACTTTATTTAGGATTACACTCAACAATCATACTAGTTTGAGCGGTATTGCAGATAGTAAAGCTAATATTCTGCTTTCTGTCAATGCAATTATTATTTCTATTGCACTTTCAACTTTAATTCCTAAATTGGATAATCCTAGCAACGCGCATTTGATGATTCCAACTTTTATCATGTTAATGTCTAGCGTAGTTACCATAATTTTTGCCATACTTTCTACACGTCCAAAAGTGACTAAAGGAGTATTTACGCGACAAGATATTGAAAACCAAAAAGTAAATTTATTGTTCTTTGGTAATTTTTATAAAATGCCTTTAGAAGAGTATCAATGGGCAATGAATGAAATGATGAAAGACAAGGATTATCTTTATAATTCTATGATTAAGGATTTGTATTTTCTAGGAGTAGTGCTCGAGAAAAAATATCGGTTATTGAGAATTGCCTATAATTTTTTTATGGTAGGTATTGTCCTGTCTGTTATTTCTTTTGTAGTTGCTTTCAAAATGATTGGTAATTAA